The Prevotella melaninogenica genome has a segment encoding these proteins:
- a CDS encoding HutD family protein, with protein MPTLTQSSYKTTTWKGGVTRQIFISPADGDLSARQFDVRISSAIIDDVQSDFSDFSGFTRYILPLEGEITLIKEGRRIALSHNTLYEFEGDEKVSSENTQGAVDFNIIVRHGVRVEVGIMEDAAFTDSRRTIVFALEDCCIEGKAVRKHDTALLDEPFCLKGKAVIARFME; from the coding sequence ATGCCCACACTCACTCAATCATCCTACAAGACTACCACATGGAAGGGTGGTGTCACACGTCAGATTTTTATCTCACCTGCTGATGGCGACTTGTCAGCACGGCAATTCGATGTGCGTATCTCGTCGGCTATTATCGATGATGTACAGAGCGACTTCTCTGATTTTTCGGGTTTTACACGTTATATTCTGCCCTTGGAAGGAGAGATAACGCTAATAAAAGAAGGACGACGTATCGCTTTATCACACAATACTTTGTATGAGTTTGAAGGTGACGAGAAAGTCAGTTCGGAGAATACGCAGGGAGCTGTAGACTTTAATATCATCGTGCGACATGGTGTCCGTGTCGAAGTGGGGATAATGGAAGATGCAGCGTTCACGGATAGCCGTCGGACGATTGTCTTCGCCCTCGAAGATTGTTGCATCGAAGGGAAGGCTGTTCGCAAACACGATACGGCACTCCTTGATGAGCCTTTCTGCCTAAAAGGAAAAGCCGTCATCGCTCGATTTATGGAATAA